In Mytilus trossulus isolate FHL-02 chromosome 6, PNRI_Mtr1.1.1.hap1, whole genome shotgun sequence, a single window of DNA contains:
- the LOC134721278 gene encoding uncharacterized protein LOC134721278: MALSTESIEQTTALCQLCEIEPKIKWKCRECNLLMCQRCKDKVHPKFPSASNHDVINIKDIGKDEDDLEAELVFTNLKCKLHSNQNCCLFCNTCHEIVCPTCFTKSHKVHDLIEVKEGYYKIVDKLKDVDKTIDKQFNNSSINQEKLNVAKFVGPKNYASATKEIESQEMELLKAIKTYKDKLLADLRQTSSSLFISFEEESKQIKRTRETLMEQKKKVNEVIQSQDILEIFAASKDLENISVPKVKVINNFDCPLTFIRGEIKYLSKVFGSIEESNVKPNLTHNVKPLLINSDFLSDLKNFKMMALPDGTLLVYDLQKILNLEITKKPVSIISTIKPGSYCMAVNSSGDILLANGSPKLKLFCKDTKQILPTGFDISSIAITALHVSQNNDILVAGISHEAPKLVVLNQTAEVKKEYQFDNINKKPLFTKVTCITSNHKNSIAIVDITCKSGNGHVHVISQDTNTDSVYKGHSLKVQGSEFKPCDIVSTALDNFVVLDKDNKSLHILNNEGQAIIAFLTDQLITESPDAICISGNSHLYIACHAIETHHKTSVYTVDFSRW, from the coding sequence ATGGCATTATCAACTGAAAGTATAGAGCAAACTACAGCACTATGTCAACTTTGTGAAATAGAACCTAAAATAAAGTGGAAATGTAGAGAATGCAACCTGTTGATGTGCCAAAGATGTAAGGACAAAGTTCATCCTAAATTTCCATCTGCTAGTAATCATGATGTCATTAATATAAAGGACATTGGGAAAGATGAAGATGATCTAGAAGCAGAACTTGTTTTCACAAATCTGAAATGTAAACTACATTCAAATCAAAACTGCTGTCTTTTTTGTAATACCTGTCACGAAATTGTTTGTCCCACTTGCTTTACCAAGAGCCATAAAGTGCATGATTTGATAGAAGTTAAAGAAGGTTATTATAAAATAGTTGACAAACTAAAAGACGTTGATAAAACAATTGACAAACAGTTTAACAATTCCAGCATTAATCAAGAAAAACTTAATGTAGCAAAGTTTGTAGGGCCAAAAAATTATGCAAGTGCAACCAAAGAAATTGAAAGTCAAGAAATGGAATTGCTAAAAGCCATTAAAACATATAAGGACAAACTTTTGGCTGACCTAAGACAAACGTCCAGCAGTCTTTTCATATCTTTTGAAGAAGaaagcaaacaaataaaaagaacaagaGAAACACTAATGGAACAAAAGAAAAAGGTCAATGAGGTTATTCAGTCACAAGATATCCTAGAAATATTTGCTGCATCAAAAGATTTGGAAAATATATCAGTACCAAAagttaaagtaataaataacTTTGACTGTCCTCTGACATTCATCAGGGGAGAAATAAAATACCTTTCTAAAGTGTTTGGATCAATTGAAGAAAGTAATGTGAAACCAAACCTAACGCATAATGTGAAACCACTTCTTATAAATTCTGATTTTCTCTCagatttgaaaaatttcaaaatgatggCTCTTCCTGATGGTACCTTGCTGGTTTATGACTTACAAAAAATTCTAAACCTTGAAATTACAAAGAAACCTGTATCTATTATATCCACCATTAAACCTGGAAGCTACTGCATGGCAGTAAATTCCTCTGGAGATATTCTGCTGGCTAATGGTTCTCCAAAACTAAAACTTTTTTGCAAggatacaaaacaaattttaccaaCAGGTTTTGACATTTCTTCAATTGCTATAACAGCTTTGCATGTATCACAAAATAACGACATTCTAGTAGCAGGTATTTCCCATGAGGCACCAAAACTTGTTGTCCTGAATCAGACGGCAGAAGTAAAGAAAGAATACCAGTTTgacaatataaataagaaaccACTGTTTACAAAAGTGACCTGTATCACAAGTAATCATAAAAATAGCATAGCCATAGTAGATATAACTTGTAAAAGTGGCAATGGACACGTTCATGTAATAAGTCAAGACACCAACACTGACTCTGTTTACAAAGGGCATTCTTTGAAAGTTCAAGGGAGTGAATTTAAACCATGTGATATAGTTAGCACAGCCTTAGATAACTTTGTAGTATTAGATAAGGACAATAAGTCATTACATATACTTAACAATGAGGGTCAGGCAATCATAGCCTTTCTTACTGACCAGTTGATCACTGAAAGTCCTGATGCTATATGTATTAGTGGCAATAGTCACTTATACATTGCATGTCATGCAATTGAAACCCACCATAAAACATCAGTATACACTGTAGACTTTTCTCGATGGTAA